A single genomic interval of Nostoc commune NIES-4072 harbors:
- a CDS encoding Uma2 family endonuclease gives MLLELNQLIVKAGHQLLIKDVSWPAYKRILAELGDNRSSRIGYSQGMLEIMAPLPEHEVAKVIIGDLVKLLLEELDLEFWSLGSTTFDKETMNAGVEPDDCFYIQNEARVRGKDRINLEIDPPPDLAIEIDITSRTRFNNYQDLRVPELWRWNGRKLEINVLFNGKYLESNTSSIFPNLPIQQVIPEYLMLSKTNGRNTTMKGFRAWIRQKISSPI, from the coding sequence ATGTTACTTGAACTCAATCAACTAATTGTTAAAGCCGGTCATCAGTTGTTGATCAAAGATGTCTCCTGGCCGGCATACAAACGAATTTTAGCAGAACTAGGAGACAATCGGAGTTCACGCATAGGTTACAGTCAAGGGATGCTGGAAATAATGGCTCCATTGCCAGAGCATGAAGTAGCTAAAGTTATTATTGGGGATTTGGTAAAACTTTTATTAGAAGAACTCGATTTGGAATTTTGGAGTTTAGGTTCTACAACTTTTGATAAGGAAACTATGAATGCTGGGGTAGAACCCGATGATTGTTTCTATATCCAAAATGAAGCTAGAGTTAGAGGCAAAGATAGAATAAATTTAGAAATTGACCCGCCTCCAGATTTGGCTATTGAAATTGATATTACCTCCCGGACTCGTTTCAATAATTATCAAGATTTGAGAGTACCAGAACTGTGGCGATGGAATGGAAGAAAACTGGAAATAAACGTGCTGTTCAATGGTAAATATCTAGAATCAAATACCAGTTCTATTTTCCCCAATTTACCAATTCAGCAAGTAATTCCCGAATATTTGATGCTCAGTAAAACCAATGGCAGAAATACAACAATGAAAGGATTTCGTGCGTGGATAAGGCAGAAAATTAGTAGCCCGATTTAG
- a CDS encoding type II secretion system F family protein produces the protein MPTYVARVRDSQGKSRTEKITAESLVQARTNLRDQGFVVQELKQFQGFQPNFDLKKIQNSFVKVSVKDKAVFSRQFAVLMNAGVAIVRSLGVLSEQCSNTKLKQALIEISNDVQSGMNLSESMRKHPDCFDGLYVSMIQAGEIGGVLDEVLNRLAKLLEDVARLQNQIKSALSYPSVVGFIALAIFLGMTIFLIPVFAKIFTEIGTELPPLTQFLMDASLFLRSPKVFILIAALIGAKIGFTQYGKTPAGRLTIDRFSLKMPLFGDLIQKSAVARFSRTFGSLTRSGVPILTCLEIVRDTSGNVVIANAIDAARIEIQQGGMISIALQKDSVFPAMAIQMISIGEETGELDGMLMKVADFYEDEVEQAVKAMTSILEPVMIVFVGGMVGTILLAMYLPMFKVFEKMG, from the coding sequence ATGCCAACCTACGTTGCCCGTGTTCGGGATTCTCAAGGAAAATCCCGAACAGAAAAAATTACTGCCGAATCCTTGGTGCAAGCTCGTACTAATCTCAGAGATCAAGGTTTTGTAGTCCAAGAACTCAAACAATTTCAAGGATTTCAGCCAAATTTTGATTTAAAAAAAATCCAGAATTCCTTTGTTAAGGTTTCTGTGAAAGATAAAGCCGTTTTTTCACGTCAATTTGCCGTTTTGATGAATGCGGGAGTTGCGATCGTTAGAAGTCTAGGGGTACTTTCCGAGCAGTGTAGTAATACTAAACTCAAACAAGCCCTAATTGAGATTAGCAACGATGTGCAAAGCGGAATGAATCTTTCAGAGTCAATGCGGAAGCATCCTGACTGCTTTGATGGATTATATGTGAGTATGATTCAAGCTGGCGAAATTGGTGGTGTTCTAGACGAAGTATTAAATCGTTTAGCCAAGTTGTTAGAAGATGTTGCCCGGTTACAAAACCAAATTAAATCAGCATTGTCTTATCCAAGTGTTGTGGGTTTTATCGCACTTGCTATCTTTCTGGGTATGACCATTTTTCTGATTCCCGTTTTTGCGAAGATTTTTACAGAAATCGGAACTGAATTACCGCCTCTAACGCAATTTTTGATGGATGCTAGTCTATTTTTAAGAAGTCCGAAAGTTTTCATACTTATAGCTGCTCTTATAGGAGCGAAAATTGGCTTTACACAATATGGTAAAACTCCTGCCGGTCGTTTAACAATTGATCGTTTTTCCCTCAAAATGCCATTGTTTGGTGACTTAATTCAAAAATCTGCGGTTGCCCGCTTTAGCCGAACTTTTGGTTCTTTGACTCGTTCAGGTGTACCAATTTTAACTTGCTTGGAAATTGTCCGAGATACATCAGGAAACGTAGTTATTGCCAATGCCATAGACGCAGCCCGTATAGAGATTCAACAAGGAGGTATGATTAGTATTGCTTTACAAAAAGATAGCGTTTTTCCAGCTATGGCAATTCAGATGATTAGCATCGGAGAAGAAACTGGAGAATTAGATGGAATGTTGATGAAAGTTGCCGATTTCTATGAGGATGAAGTCGAGCAGGCAGTAAAAGCAATGACCAGTATTTTGGAACCAGTTATGATTGTATTTGTAGGGGGAATGGTTGGAACCATTTTGCTAGCAATGTATTTACCTATGTTTAAGGTATTTGAAAAGATGGGATAG
- a CDS encoding molybdate ABC transporter substrate-binding protein, protein MKKHFFAFSMIACAVGVIIPTQALAVKLYGAGSLRDSLTEVAESFNDKYGIPVETRFGPSGLTREFIEQEFSETGKSADVFASADIENPQTLFEEGLSKPVVNFTSNRMTAVVRSGLGITSDNLLDFLLKPEIKVGTSTPIADPSGDYAWQIFDKTNQVKSGNSQILKNKALQLVGGNPNAPIVPNGKNNLVYFLEETKQADIFLSYYTSGKTAQAVEGGENLQIVELPDYLATKANYGLATLKNADPDGEKLAEYILSPDGQEILAKYGFSAPSTSVPEHQGAGGILLALGLTLILNKKQLMQSESQS, encoded by the coding sequence ATGAAAAAGCATTTTTTTGCCTTTTCAATGATAGCTTGTGCTGTCGGTGTAATTATACCAACTCAGGCATTGGCGGTTAAGCTATACGGTGCTGGTAGTTTGCGTGATAGCCTCACAGAAGTAGCTGAATCTTTTAACGATAAATATGGGATTCCAGTAGAAACGCGATTTGGCCCGTCTGGGTTAACACGAGAATTTATAGAACAAGAATTCTCCGAAACTGGAAAATCCGCAGATGTTTTTGCTAGTGCAGATATTGAGAACCCTCAGACATTGTTTGAAGAAGGTTTAAGCAAACCTGTAGTAAACTTCACTAGCAACCGCATGACTGCTGTTGTGAGATCAGGACTTGGGATCACATCAGATAATTTGTTGGATTTTTTGCTAAAACCCGAAATCAAGGTGGGAACCTCCACCCCCATAGCAGATCCATCTGGTGACTATGCATGGCAAATATTTGATAAAACCAATCAGGTTAAATCTGGTAATTCTCAAATTCTGAAGAATAAAGCTTTGCAATTAGTAGGTGGTAATCCTAATGCTCCTATAGTTCCTAATGGCAAAAATAATTTAGTCTACTTTCTAGAAGAAACAAAGCAGGCAGATATATTTTTATCTTATTACACCAGTGGGAAGACTGCCCAAGCAGTAGAAGGTGGTGAAAATCTGCAAATAGTAGAGTTACCTGACTATTTAGCAACGAAAGCTAATTATGGATTGGCTACACTGAAAAATGCCGATCCTGATGGTGAAAAATTAGCTGAATATATTTTGTCACCAGATGGACAAGAAATTTTGGCAAAGTATGGATTTAGCGCCCCTTCTACTTCTGTTCCTGAGCATCAAGGTGCTGGTGGAATTTTACTGGCTTTAGGTTTAACTTTAATTTTGAACAAAAAGCAATTAATGCAATCAGAATCCCAGAGCTAG
- the bioU gene encoding (S)-8-amino-7-oxononanoate synthase BioU, whose product MNSEKVKNSLNISPAIRIGVLGFGGLGQAAAKVLAAKQEMILVAAADQKGYAYAAEGLNTQQCIATYQSQGSVGHLEPVGTLTNQSIQDVIEIAQPVDGYFLALPNLPNDFIPSVAKEFIKSGWRGVLVDAIKRTTAVEQLLAMKEELQAAGITYMTGCGATPGLLTAAAALAAQSYAEIHQVEITFGVGIANWEAYRATVREDIGHIPGYTVETARAMTDAEVEALLDKTNGVLTLTNMEHADDVMLEVAGIVGRDRVTVGGVVDTRNPKKPLGTNVKVTGRTFEGKISTHTFTLGDETSMAANVCGPAFGYLKAGRQLHQRGIYGIFTAAEIMPQFVR is encoded by the coding sequence ATGAATTCCGAAAAAGTCAAAAATTCTCTAAATATTTCGCCAGCGATACGCATAGGAGTACTAGGTTTCGGCGGACTCGGACAAGCCGCCGCCAAGGTACTTGCTGCTAAACAGGAAATGATTTTAGTCGCCGCAGCAGATCAAAAAGGTTACGCTTACGCTGCTGAAGGTTTAAATACTCAACAATGCATTGCAACCTACCAGTCCCAAGGTTCGGTAGGTCATTTAGAGCCGGTTGGTACGTTAACAAATCAAAGTATCCAGGATGTAATTGAAATAGCTCAACCTGTGGATGGGTATTTTCTGGCTTTACCCAACTTGCCAAATGACTTTATTCCCTCTGTTGCCAAGGAGTTTATCAAATCTGGTTGGCGTGGAGTGCTAGTGGATGCGATTAAGCGCACCACTGCTGTAGAACAACTACTGGCGATGAAAGAAGAACTGCAAGCAGCCGGGATTACCTACATGACAGGCTGTGGTGCTACACCCGGATTGTTAACAGCCGCAGCAGCTCTAGCAGCCCAAAGCTACGCCGAAATTCATCAAGTCGAAATCACCTTCGGAGTGGGAATTGCCAACTGGGAAGCTTACCGCGCCACCGTTCGGGAAGACATTGGCCATATCCCTGGTTACACAGTGGAAACTGCCAGGGCAATGACTGACGCAGAAGTAGAAGCACTACTAGATAAAACTAATGGTGTGCTTACCTTGACAAATATGGAACACGCTGATGATGTGATGTTAGAAGTAGCGGGAATAGTGGGGCGCGATCGCGTTACTGTTGGTGGTGTAGTCGATACTCGCAATCCTAAAAAGCCTCTGGGCACCAACGTTAAGGTAACAGGGCGCACCTTTGAAGGTAAAATTTCCACCCATACCTTTACTTTAGGAGATGAAACCAGCATGGCAGCCAATGTCTGCGGCCCTGCTTTTGGCTATCTCAAAGCTGGTAGACAATTGCACCAACGCGGCATTTATGGAATATTCACTGCTGCCGAAATTATGCCGCAGTTTGTTAGGTAA
- a CDS encoding endonuclease MutS2, protein MIQSETLELLEWHRLCQHLATFAATKLGATAARHLKIPDSQIQSEQLLEQTKEVYQLETRLTTGLSFEGIQDIGDSLERAERSGVLAGDELLAIATTLAGTRNLRRVIDNQEDLPILTDLVADLRTYPELEQEIHRCIDERAQVTDRASQKLGEIRTDLRRVRSQITQKLQNILQAKSGAVQEQLITQRGDRFVIPVKAPQKDAIPGIVHDTSTSGATLYVEPNSVVPLGNQLRQIIRREQAEEEAVRRALTELVAAVKPDLERLLAIATTLDLATARSRYSYWLGANPPRFIQRGDSEIITLRNLRHPLLVWQQQHEQGQPVVPVDLLINPLIRVVTITGPNTGGKTVTLKTLGLAALMAKVGLFVPAREPVEIPWFDKVLADIGDEQSLQQSLSTFSGHIRRISRILEALGNGDLELGTGEKEIPNPQSLIPNPQSLVLLDEVGAGTDPVEGSALAIALLQYLANHAQLTIATTHFGELKALKYEDDRFENASVEFDESTLSPTYRLLWGIPGRSNALTIALRLGLKPEVVQQAKTQVGEATDEVNQVIAGLEAQRRRQETKAAEAQNLLQQAERLYKQVSAKAASLEERESSLRASQEIAVQQAIAQAKGEIAQVIRRLQKGTPTAQEAQQATNALNQIGQLYQPATPAKPKAGFMPKVGDRVRIPKLGQIADVITAPDEDGELSVRFGLMKMNVKLQDVESLDGQKPEPIVKPKPAPAAVTPPPQSVPEIRTSQNTIDLRGKRVADAEYILDKAISEATGPVWIIHGYGTGKLRQGVHAFLQQHPRVNNYEPAEQADGGTGVTVAHIK, encoded by the coding sequence TTGATCCAATCTGAAACCTTAGAACTATTAGAATGGCATCGCCTCTGCCAGCACCTTGCCACCTTTGCGGCAACCAAGCTGGGGGCGACAGCTGCGCGTCATCTGAAAATACCTGATTCTCAGATCCAAAGCGAACAGTTGTTAGAGCAAACCAAAGAAGTCTACCAGCTGGAAACTCGCTTGACCACGGGACTGTCATTTGAGGGAATTCAAGATATTGGCGATTCCTTAGAACGGGCAGAACGCAGTGGAGTTTTAGCAGGGGATGAACTGTTAGCGATCGCTACCACCCTCGCTGGTACTAGAAATTTGCGCCGTGTCATTGACAATCAGGAAGATTTGCCGATATTGACTGATTTGGTTGCCGATTTGCGAACTTATCCAGAATTAGAGCAAGAAATTCACCGATGTATTGATGAACGGGCCCAGGTAACTGACCGCGCGAGTCAAAAACTGGGAGAAATTCGCACAGACTTGCGGCGAGTACGCAGCCAGATTACTCAAAAGCTGCAAAATATATTACAGGCAAAATCTGGCGCAGTTCAAGAACAGCTAATTACGCAACGGGGCGATCGCTTTGTGATCCCCGTAAAAGCACCCCAAAAAGATGCCATCCCCGGTATTGTCCACGATACTTCTACTAGCGGTGCCACGCTATATGTGGAACCGAATTCAGTAGTGCCTTTGGGCAACCAACTGCGGCAAATAATTAGAAGAGAGCAAGCAGAAGAAGAAGCGGTTCGCCGTGCTTTGACTGAACTTGTAGCCGCAGTCAAACCAGATTTAGAAAGATTATTAGCGATCGCTACCACTTTGGATCTCGCAACCGCTAGATCGCGGTATAGCTACTGGCTAGGAGCGAATCCCCCGCGATTTATTCAGCGTGGAGATAGTGAAATCATTACCTTGCGGAATTTGCGACATCCTTTGTTAGTGTGGCAGCAACAGCACGAACAAGGGCAACCAGTAGTTCCTGTAGATTTGCTGATAAATCCGCTAATCCGGGTAGTGACGATTACCGGGCCAAACACTGGCGGTAAAACTGTAACCTTAAAAACTCTAGGGTTAGCAGCATTGATGGCCAAAGTGGGTTTATTTGTCCCCGCCCGCGAACCAGTAGAAATACCTTGGTTTGATAAAGTGCTAGCAGATATTGGCGATGAACAATCTTTGCAGCAAAGTTTATCCACATTTTCTGGACACATCCGCCGCATTAGTCGGATTTTAGAAGCATTAGGGAATGGAGACTTGGAACTGGGGACTGGGGAAAAGGAAATTCCTAATCCCCAATCCCTAATCCCCAATCCCCAATCACTCGTTTTACTCGATGAAGTCGGCGCAGGAACCGATCCAGTTGAAGGAAGTGCCTTAGCGATCGCCTTGTTGCAATATTTAGCTAACCATGCCCAGCTAACGATCGCCACCACTCACTTCGGGGAATTAAAAGCCCTGAAATACGAAGATGATCGCTTTGAAAATGCCTCTGTAGAATTTGACGAAAGTACTCTCTCGCCTACTTATCGTCTGTTGTGGGGCATCCCAGGACGTTCTAACGCCTTAACTATTGCCCTACGCTTGGGATTAAAGCCAGAAGTTGTACAACAGGCAAAAACCCAAGTTGGAGAGGCTACAGATGAAGTTAACCAAGTAATTGCTGGCTTAGAAGCCCAACGCCGTCGTCAGGAAACCAAAGCAGCCGAAGCCCAAAATTTGTTGCAGCAAGCGGAACGTTTATACAAACAAGTATCCGCAAAAGCTGCAAGTTTGGAGGAAAGGGAAAGTAGTTTGCGGGCTTCACAAGAAATAGCAGTCCAACAAGCGATCGCTCAAGCAAAAGGTGAAATTGCCCAAGTAATTCGCCGTTTGCAGAAAGGTACGCCCACAGCCCAAGAGGCCCAGCAAGCTACCAATGCTTTGAATCAAATTGGCCAACTTTATCAGCCAGCAACGCCAGCAAAACCAAAAGCTGGATTTATGCCCAAAGTAGGCGATCGCGTCCGCATTCCAAAATTGGGACAGATCGCAGATGTAATCACCGCTCCCGATGAAGATGGCGAGTTAAGCGTTCGCTTTGGGCTAATGAAGATGAACGTGAAATTGCAAGATGTAGAATCTCTAGATGGTCAAAAACCCGAACCAATCGTCAAACCCAAACCAGCCCCAGCAGCAGTAACCCCACCACCGCAAAGTGTCCCAGAAATTCGGACTTCGCAAAATACCATCGATTTGCGTGGTAAACGGGTAGCTGATGCCGAATACATTTTAGATAAAGCCATCTCGGAAGCTACAGGCCCAGTTTGGATTATTCACGGGTATGGCACTGGCAAACTGCGACAAGGAGTTCACGCCTTTTTGCAACAGCATCCCAGAGTGAACAACTACGAACCAGCAGAACAAGCAGATGGTGGTACTGGTGTTACCGTTGCTCACATAAAATAA
- a CDS encoding DUF6883 domain-containing protein, whose product MSNSANLIPNAENAVVDIRKLRDYCLNPEHDKGKDKARLFSASLGMKDENAEELRQILLEAVRIQEVSLGRRDEFGQRYILDFTLKWQNKSTIIRSAWIIEEGSDVPRLTTCYPL is encoded by the coding sequence ATGTCTAATTCAGCCAATCTAATCCCAAATGCAGAAAATGCAGTCGTTGATATTCGTAAACTGCGTGACTATTGTCTTAATCCAGAGCATGATAAAGGAAAAGATAAAGCCCGTCTCTTTTCAGCAAGTCTGGGCATGAAGGATGAAAACGCTGAAGAATTGCGCCAGATTCTTTTAGAAGCAGTCAGAATTCAAGAAGTTAGTTTGGGACGACGTGATGAATTTGGACAACGTTACATACTAGATTTCACGCTCAAATGGCAGAATAAAAGTACGATCATTCGCAGTGCTTGGATTATCGAAGAAGGTTCTGATGTCCCAAGATTAACAACCTGCTATCCTCTCTAA
- a CDS encoding DUF4335 domain-containing protein encodes MPLSNSVIRCYTPPTCTLEVFAQSSSLSRWMGKTVLKHLSFELRFDDPRLPEEHKVPIRGDRDQLEALCDAVTSYVQQFLQQSPESFCVSFSDTQESSTALGEPELKSSTKTLNSFSTQIPGANIRLEPSSHLTHNLFLGSLANQSSGPVIKLSLLQLFDLASALDEYSTDVMALPTLNSSSTLRLPTWAPVAAVLVLGVGFLPVTWQYANNLREKQQQTAKTSDPAAVKAALETSPSLNFPTPQPGLSNPSDNLLGSTPPLSTSTLPQAPLTAPNSSFSTAPPLNALTIPQGKTSTLSKASNGAIAPSSKIPGQEIAILPNLAQNPTGSSTQPGTLPKLRDLPPRLSSKTSSLPTNISPVVPPSLDTIPNSGNTPTQPSRLTSQQLEERINSLQQPSPGEKPASQVSSSRTADNNPFIDQLGNERQSPKSTEVATGTLFDTPQVAEAREYLKKRWQPPTGLGQTLEYSLIVSVDGTIERIIPLNKSARDFVDNAGMPEVGKPFVSANKRGQNVKIRVVLTPDGKVQTFPDE; translated from the coding sequence ATGCCTCTATCAAATTCTGTCATTCGTTGCTACACACCCCCTACTTGCACGCTAGAAGTATTCGCGCAAAGCTCCTCTCTGTCGCGTTGGATGGGGAAAACTGTCCTCAAGCACCTGAGCTTTGAGCTTCGTTTTGATGATCCCCGACTACCAGAAGAACACAAAGTTCCAATTCGAGGCGATCGCGATCAACTTGAAGCTTTATGTGATGCAGTCACAAGCTACGTACAGCAATTCCTCCAACAGTCTCCAGAAAGCTTTTGCGTAAGTTTCTCCGACACCCAGGAGTCAAGCACAGCATTAGGTGAACCGGAATTAAAGTCCTCTACAAAAACATTAAATTCTTTTAGTACCCAGATTCCTGGGGCAAATATCCGCTTAGAACCAAGCAGCCATTTAACTCACAACTTATTTCTCGGTTCTCTCGCTAACCAATCATCTGGCCCCGTAATTAAACTTAGTCTGCTGCAACTATTCGATTTGGCCAGTGCTTTAGATGAATACTCAACTGATGTCATGGCACTCCCAACTCTCAACAGCAGTTCCACTCTGAGGCTCCCTACTTGGGCCCCTGTTGCCGCAGTATTAGTATTAGGTGTAGGTTTTTTACCAGTTACTTGGCAATATGCTAACAACCTTAGAGAAAAGCAACAGCAGACAGCCAAAACCTCAGATCCAGCAGCAGTAAAGGCTGCTTTAGAAACTTCACCCTCACTAAACTTTCCCACGCCTCAGCCTGGACTCAGCAATCCATCAGATAATTTGCTAGGTTCCACTCCTCCACTTTCTACATCCACTTTACCCCAAGCACCTCTAACAGCTCCTAATTCTAGTTTCTCTACAGCGCCACCTCTAAATGCACTGACAATACCTCAAGGGAAGACTTCAACTCTTTCCAAAGCAAGTAATGGGGCAATCGCACCATCTAGCAAAATCCCAGGCCAAGAAATTGCTATATTACCAAATCTTGCACAAAATCCTACAGGGTCAAGTACCCAACCTGGTACTCTCCCTAAGCTGCGGGATTTGCCACCCAGGCTATCTTCCAAGACAAGCAGCTTACCAACTAATATCTCACCAGTTGTCCCCCCATCTCTTGACACCATACCTAATAGTGGCAATACTCCTACCCAACCCTCTCGACTAACCTCACAACAGCTAGAGGAAAGAATTAATTCTCTACAGCAACCTTCTCCTGGAGAGAAACCTGCTTCACAAGTGTCCTCCTCTAGAACTGCGGATAATAATCCCTTTATCGATCAATTAGGGAACGAACGCCAAAGCCCCAAATCTACAGAAGTGGCTACTGGCACATTATTTGATACACCTCAAGTAGCAGAAGCTAGAGAATACTTAAAAAAACGTTGGCAACCACCCACTGGACTAGGACAAACATTAGAGTACAGTCTGATAGTCAGTGTTGACGGCACAATTGAACGAATTATTCCTCTCAATAAGTCAGCAAGAGACTTTGTTGATAATGCTGGGATGCCAGAAGTTGGGAAACCTTTTGTTTCCGCCAATAAACGCGGACAGAATGTCAAAATTCGAGTTGTTCTCACTCCTGATGGCAAAGTACAGACTTTTCCAGATGAATAA
- a CDS encoding ferredoxin — MADFLPSPEEQEENRSGLEPELGGFLRDAPERSGLEPELGGLLRQNGVYVDEITCIGCKHCAHVARNTFYIEPDYGRSRVVRQDGDAEEIIQEAIDTCPVDCIHWVDYTELKKLEQERKYQVIPVVGYPVEQAVAASERRRKKQKLKTKKSRY, encoded by the coding sequence ATGGCTGATTTTCTGCCGTCGCCGGAAGAACAAGAAGAAAATCGTTCGGGTTTGGAACCAGAATTAGGGGGTTTTTTACGGGATGCCCCTGAACGTTCTGGTTTAGAACCGGAATTGGGTGGTTTGCTGCGCCAAAATGGTGTTTATGTTGACGAAATCACCTGTATTGGTTGCAAGCATTGCGCTCATGTTGCACGTAACACCTTTTACATTGAACCAGATTATGGGCGATCGCGCGTGGTTCGGCAAGATGGGGATGCTGAGGAAATTATCCAAGAAGCAATTGACACTTGTCCAGTTGATTGCATTCATTGGGTTGATTACACTGAACTGAAAAAATTAGAACAAGAACGCAAATATCAGGTAATTCCTGTAGTTGGTTATCCGGTAGAACAAGCAGTTGCTGCTAGCGAACGTCGGCGTAAAAAGCAAAAGTTAAAAACTAAAAAATCCCGTTATTAA
- a CDS encoding YiaA/YiaB family inner membrane protein, translating into MQTIGTQKDSPAWIIQTWAAFVISISMTTFGIVNLPVNGWVKGFMGMGMAFSIGSTFTLAKTTRDLHETRKLTARLDEAKVEKLLSQHDPLNFK; encoded by the coding sequence ATGCAAACAATTGGTACTCAAAAAGACAGTCCAGCTTGGATTATTCAAACCTGGGCAGCTTTTGTGATTTCTATTTCTATGACCACCTTTGGCATTGTAAACTTACCTGTAAATGGCTGGGTGAAAGGTTTTATGGGTATGGGTATGGCTTTCTCTATTGGCTCAACTTTTACTTTGGCGAAAACTACTAGAGACTTACATGAAACTAGAAAATTAACTGCTAGGTTAGACGAGGCAAAAGTAGAAAAATTGCTTTCACAACACGATCCTTTAAATTTTAAATGA
- a CDS encoding DUF3038 domain-containing protein gives MLKVMHSAANSATPNSQWEDLIKLPAPNTVQWDNIKTQLDLVLLALETLTGIGSEAMLSAATDLNLESRVPDRVALWRLRQSNPLRKGQGGRKKLDVEEARSLVLIICYLAKQHQELIRRAVGLLEQMAENNREPHQAALLGDYIDAFCNTYQERMEEDEKISTDLLTNLALKLLVDLLFYSAPGGHRRLWLALIDRSTKF, from the coding sequence ATGCTAAAAGTTATGCACTCGGCCGCCAACTCAGCCACTCCAAATTCCCAGTGGGAGGATTTAATCAAGCTTCCAGCCCCAAACACAGTTCAATGGGACAATATCAAAACCCAACTAGACTTAGTGCTGTTGGCGCTAGAAACCTTAACTGGGATTGGTTCAGAGGCTATGCTTTCGGCGGCAACTGATCTGAATTTAGAGTCAAGAGTGCCAGACCGCGTAGCTTTATGGCGACTGCGCCAATCAAATCCCCTACGTAAAGGTCAAGGAGGGCGAAAAAAGCTAGATGTCGAAGAAGCGCGATCGCTTGTTTTGATCATCTGCTACCTAGCCAAACAGCACCAGGAATTGATTCGCCGCGCTGTCGGTCTGTTGGAACAAATGGCAGAAAATAACCGGGAACCTCACCAGGCTGCTTTACTTGGAGATTATATTGATGCTTTTTGCAACACCTACCAAGAGCGGATGGAAGAGGACGAAAAAATCTCAACAGATTTACTAACCAACCTGGCCCTAAAACTGCTTGTAGATTTACTTTTTTACAGCGCTCCTGGTGGGCATCGCCGTCTTTGGCTAGCACTTATAGACCGTTCAACAAAATTTTAA
- a CDS encoding DUF1257 domain-containing protein encodes MSHFSQIKTQIRNLDSLKDALTELGLDWKPGPREVRGYRGQTHPAEVSIEQENGYDIGFRWNGKEYELVADLQYWQQNQSVDGFLRQVTQRYAYQTVVKETARVGFQVSEQQKNEDGSIRLVVQRWSA; translated from the coding sequence ATGTCACACTTTAGCCAAATTAAGACTCAAATCCGTAACCTTGATTCTTTGAAAGATGCTTTGACTGAATTGGGCCTAGACTGGAAGCCCGGCCCACGCGAAGTTCGTGGCTATCGCGGTCAAACCCATCCTGCGGAAGTTAGTATTGAGCAGGAAAATGGCTATGACATCGGTTTTAGATGGAATGGCAAAGAATATGAATTGGTGGCTGACTTGCAATATTGGCAGCAAAACCAGTCTGTAGACGGATTTTTACGCCAGGTAACACAGCGTTATGCTTATCAAACAGTTGTGAAAGAAACCGCTCGTGTTGGTTTTCAAGTCTCTGAACAACAAAAAAATGAAGATGGTTCAATTCGCCTGGTAGTACAGCGCTGGAGTGCGTAA
- a CDS encoding DUF2997 domain-containing protein translates to METLEFIIYPDGRVQEKVTGIVGASCAEVTAAIEAQLGQVLNHEPTSEYFAAKVQQSNVANTHTTYSDW, encoded by the coding sequence ATGGAGACATTAGAGTTCATAATCTATCCAGACGGTCGGGTACAAGAAAAAGTCACTGGCATTGTGGGGGCTTCTTGCGCTGAGGTTACAGCAGCAATAGAGGCACAGCTGGGGCAAGTACTTAATCATGAGCCAACCTCAGAATATTTCGCCGCCAAGGTGCAGCAATCTAATGTGGCGAATACACACACCACTTACAGCGATTGGTAA
- a CDS encoding DUF4926 domain-containing protein translates to MNKTRIELLDVVALTVDLPEYNLYRGQVGTVVELLAGGVAFEVEFSDRNGRTYESVGLRPQQIMVLHFEPASPDSVPEMVTA, encoded by the coding sequence ATGAATAAAACTAGAATTGAGTTGCTGGATGTCGTAGCACTAACAGTTGATCTACCTGAATACAACCTGTACCGTGGTCAAGTTGGTACAGTAGTAGAATTATTAGCTGGTGGTGTTGCATTTGAGGTTGAATTTAGTGATCGCAATGGCCGCACTTATGAATCTGTTGGTTTACGCCCACAGCAAATAATGGTGTTACATTTCGAGCCAGCATCCCCTGATTCAGTCCCGGAAATGGTTACAGCGTAA